In Candidatus Hadarchaeales archaeon, one DNA window encodes the following:
- a CDS encoding ATP-grasp domain-containing protein, whose amino-acid sequence MPVGVLGVSYGSRFACLADTLCRSWHMVKLFIADRQRNPFNLKKAQETGGEHVVIPDLNVRDIVKFAKKHAKEISFGILGPEGPGIQGIRDVLEKETGIKMICPSLEYFIEKSKVKQRKLLEEVAPEANPRFKVFDPAEIPKEKVKEEVYRWLDEVGEKVAVKPDAPATGKGVGVWGDHFRTREEMFYEYFLPSFSKGPVIVEEKLEGEEFSLQFLSDGEHLIPTPCVRDYKRAFDWDQGPNTGGMGSYKDVDELLPFMERRDWEQAIEIAERLHRRLKGEGRNPKLMGVMYMGYILTREGVKVLEVNSRWGDPEVMNLMPLLEDDFVEICFRCLDGELRGMRFKRRASVVIYAVPLEYGGYRKYSGPRRVKLEEAEALKAKYGEDLRLYPGSLEVRENGELWALSSRTVAAVGIGDDLERAREIALEAIRRVDGPLRHREDIALREHVKRSIEHMRALRS is encoded by the coding sequence ATGCCAGTAGGTGTGCTCGGGGTGAGTTACGGAAGCAGGTTTGCCTGTTTGGCCGATACCCTTTGTCGAAGCTGGCATATGGTCAAGTTGTTCATAGCCGATAGACAAAGGAATCCCTTCAACCTGAAGAAGGCCCAAGAGACGGGAGGAGAACATGTGGTAATTCCCGATTTGAACGTGAGGGATATCGTGAAGTTTGCGAAGAAACATGCGAAGGAAATCTCCTTTGGGATCTTGGGACCGGAAGGACCGGGTATTCAGGGGATAAGGGATGTGTTGGAGAAGGAAACGGGAATAAAGATGATTTGTCCCAGTTTGGAGTACTTCATAGAGAAGAGTAAGGTGAAGCAGAGGAAGTTGCTGGAAGAAGTGGCTCCCGAAGCCAATCCCAGGTTTAAGGTTTTCGATCCCGCCGAGATACCCAAGGAGAAGGTGAAGGAAGAGGTCTATCGCTGGTTGGATGAAGTGGGCGAGAAGGTGGCCGTAAAACCGGATGCCCCGGCCACAGGAAAGGGAGTAGGGGTGTGGGGGGATCATTTCAGGACGAGAGAGGAAATGTTTTACGAGTACTTCCTTCCTTCTTTTTCTAAGGGGCCTGTAATCGTGGAAGAAAAGCTGGAGGGGGAGGAATTTTCTCTCCAGTTCCTTTCGGATGGAGAACATTTGATCCCTACTCCATGCGTAAGGGATTACAAGAGGGCCTTTGACTGGGATCAGGGGCCCAACACGGGAGGGATGGGATCCTATAAGGATGTGGATGAGCTCCTTCCCTTCATGGAGAGAAGGGATTGGGAGCAGGCGATAGAAATAGCCGAACGTCTCCACCGGAGACTCAAGGGAGAGGGAAGGAATCCGAAGTTGATGGGAGTAATGTACATGGGATACATTCTCACACGGGAGGGGGTTAAGGTGCTGGAAGTGAATAGCAGGTGGGGGGATCCAGAGGTAATGAACCTGATGCCTTTGTTGGAGGACGACTTCGTGGAAATCTGTTTTCGCTGTTTGGATGGTGAGCTGAGGGGAATGAGGTTTAAAAGGAGGGCCAGCGTGGTGATCTATGCCGTTCCTTTGGAATACGGGGGTTACAGGAAGTACTCGGGGCCCAGGAGAGTGAAGCTGGAGGAAGCGGAAGCCCTGAAGGCAAAATACGGGGAGGACCTGAGGCTTTATCCCGGTTCTCTGGAAGTCAGGGAAAATGGAGAACTTTGGGCCCTAAGTTCCAGGACCGTGGCTGCCGTGGGGATAGGGGATGATTTGGAAAGGGCTAGGGAGATAGCACTCGAGGCCATAAGGAGAGTGGATGGTCCGCTCAGACATAGGGAAGACATAGCCCTCAGGGAGCATGTGAAAAGGAGCATTGAGCACATGAGGGCCCTTAGGTCTTAA
- a CDS encoding formyltransferase family protein, which yields MKPIYEPKEGRKMKVLVLFSGGASALPFMVGGEGYEVIGGISSNKKAPGIAKFQTFGIPVEVVDIYDFYAGRPIRDMKVREEYEKELLSVIERRGWEPDIVACSGYMYILTPLFLSRFPYRVLNVHPADLSIEEGGRRKYTGLGAVRAQLEAGEKVTRSTVHIMIEEADQGPILVISPPLPVEGRSPEEQQELMKVKCDGPAYREALRLLSQGKFALDERGKVYVRTNGEWKEGYVRMEE from the coding sequence ATGAAGCCCATCTACGAGCCCAAGGAAGGAAGGAAGATGAAAGTCTTGGTTCTCTTTTCAGGCGGGGCAAGTGCCCTTCCCTTTATGGTGGGAGGAGAAGGCTACGAGGTCATAGGAGGAATTTCTTCCAATAAGAAAGCTCCTGGAATTGCCAAGTTCCAGACCTTTGGGATACCGGTGGAGGTAGTGGATATCTACGACTTCTACGCGGGCAGACCCATCAGGGACATGAAGGTGAGGGAGGAATACGAAAAGGAGCTTCTCTCAGTAATAGAGAGAAGGGGATGGGAGCCGGACATAGTGGCTTGTTCAGGTTACATGTATATCCTCACACCCCTCTTCCTAAGCAGGTTTCCTTACCGTGTTCTGAACGTTCATCCCGCTGATCTTTCCATAGAGGAAGGGGGAAGAAGGAAATATACGGGATTGGGTGCCGTCAGGGCCCAGTTGGAAGCGGGGGAAAAGGTGACGAGGTCTACGGTTCACATCATGATCGAAGAGGCGGATCAGGGCCCCATCCTAGTTATTTCTCCCCCTCTCCCCGTGGAGGGTAGAAGCCCAGAAGAACAGCAGGAGCTCATGAAGGTGAAATGCGATGGTCCTGCTTATAGAGAGGCCCTCAGGCTCCTTTCGCAAGGAAAATTCGCCTTGGACGAGAGGGGAAAAGTTTACGTTAGGACGAATGGTGAATGGAAAGAAGGTTACGTGAGGATGGAGGAATAG